A genome region from Terriglobia bacterium includes the following:
- a CDS encoding cohesin domain-containing protein, with the protein MTSSLTEVAINQTFTAEIVASSDAGVVDAPFHLLFDPAVLEFLDATQGEFLGEDGSSIIFIVNGRARPGDVAIGIGRANREQGASGTGVLARIRFSALAPGETYLRLDRSVAWDAGGNRMEVSTVGVAVAVR; encoded by the coding sequence GTGACGTCGAGCCTGACCGAGGTCGCGATCAACCAGACGTTCACCGCCGAGATCGTTGCCAGCTCGGACGCCGGCGTCGTAGACGCGCCGTTTCATCTTCTCTTCGATCCCGCGGTCCTCGAGTTTCTCGACGCGACCCAGGGGGAGTTTCTCGGCGAGGACGGAAGTAGCATCATCTTCATCGTGAATGGCCGGGCGCGGCCGGGAGACGTCGCGATCGGCATCGGCAGAGCGAATCGCGAGCAGGGAGCATCCGGGACCGGAGTCCTCGCCCGGATTCGGTTCTCGGCGCTCGCTCCCGGCGAGACCTATCTGCGCCTCGACCGATCAGTGGCGTGGGACGCCGGCGGGAATCGTATGGAAGTGAGCACCGTTGGCGTTGCGGTCGCCGTCAGGTAG